One window of the Allosaccharopolyspora coralli genome contains the following:
- a CDS encoding LLM class flavin-dependent oxidoreductase, whose protein sequence is MQFGVFTIGDVTPDPTTGRAPTEHERIQAMVAIARKAEEVGLDVFATGEHHNPPFVPSSPTTMLGFVAAQTERLIMSTATTLITTNDPVKIAEDFAMLQHLAQGRADVMMGRGNTAPVYPWFGQDIRQGIPLAVENYALLHRLWREDVVDWEGKFRTPLRGFTSTPRPLDGVPPFVWHGSIRSPEIAEQAAYYGDGFFHNNIFWPKEHTQRMVQLYRQRFEHYGHGTADQAIVGLGGQVFMRRNSQDAVREFRPYFNDAPVYGGGPSLEQFMAETPLTVGSPQQVVDRTLSFREYVGDYQRQLFLLDHAGLPLKSVLEQLDLLGEEVVPVLRKEFAARKPEHVPDAPTHASMLAARQRNSEVTSS, encoded by the coding sequence ATGCAGTTCGGCGTCTTCACCATCGGTGACGTCACCCCGGACCCCACGACCGGCCGAGCGCCGACCGAGCACGAACGGATCCAGGCGATGGTTGCCATCGCGCGCAAGGCTGAGGAAGTCGGACTGGACGTCTTCGCCACCGGTGAGCATCACAACCCTCCGTTCGTGCCGTCCTCGCCGACCACCATGCTGGGGTTCGTCGCAGCGCAGACCGAACGTCTCATCATGTCCACCGCGACGACGCTGATCACCACGAACGACCCGGTCAAGATCGCCGAGGACTTCGCGATGTTGCAGCACCTCGCGCAAGGGCGCGCCGACGTGATGATGGGCCGGGGCAACACCGCCCCGGTGTATCCGTGGTTCGGCCAGGACATTCGCCAGGGGATCCCGCTGGCCGTGGAGAACTACGCACTGCTGCACCGGCTGTGGCGTGAGGACGTCGTCGACTGGGAAGGCAAGTTCCGTACGCCGCTGCGCGGGTTCACCTCGACGCCCCGCCCGCTGGACGGCGTGCCGCCGTTCGTCTGGCACGGCTCCATCCGCAGCCCGGAGATCGCGGAGCAGGCCGCGTACTACGGCGACGGCTTCTTCCACAACAACATCTTCTGGCCCAAGGAACACACCCAGCGCATGGTGCAGCTCTACCGGCAGCGCTTCGAGCACTACGGGCACGGAACCGCCGACCAGGCGATCGTGGGCCTCGGCGGCCAGGTGTTCATGCGACGCAACTCGCAGGACGCCGTGCGCGAGTTCCGGCCGTACTTCAACGACGCCCCGGTGTACGGCGGCGGGCCGTCGCTGGAGCAGTTCATGGCCGAGACGCCGCTGACCGTCGGCTCGCCGCAGCAGGTCGTCGACCGGACGCTGTCGTTCCGTGAGTACGTCGGCGACTACCAGCGCCAGTTGTTCCTGCTCGACCACGCGGGGCTGCCGTTGAAGTCGGTGCTCGAACAGCTCGACCTGCTCGGCGAGGAAGTCGTCCCGGTGCTGCGCAAGGAGTTCGCCGCCCGCAAGCCCGAGCACGTGCCGGACGCCCCCACGCACGCGTCGATGCTCGCCGCCCGGCAGCGGAACTCGGAGGTGACCTCGTCGTGA
- a CDS encoding IclR family transcriptional regulator yields the protein MKKRPSYALTSVDNALLLLLMLRDQGTVRVSEAAEELGIARSTAHRLLSMLVYRDFAIQDDRRSYAPGPALAGQAPEQPNQQLRTLLYPHMDALCERVQETVNLMLRVGTQTRFIATVESTQVLHVGDRRGTILPAHRSSGGKALLAELDRSQLEQLYRAEDSDRALPDREWKTLLRELKSIRESGYALNQEKTEDGVSALGMCVHGGTGQALGALSIAAPSARFRTDLIPGMVREMRTAVTRAEADVQTLTLP from the coding sequence ATGAAGAAGCGTCCCTCGTACGCGTTGACTTCCGTCGACAACGCGCTCCTGTTGCTGCTGATGCTTCGCGACCAGGGCACCGTGCGGGTCAGTGAGGCCGCCGAGGAGCTCGGCATCGCCCGCTCCACCGCACACCGTCTGTTGTCGATGCTGGTGTACCGGGACTTCGCGATCCAGGATGACCGACGCAGCTACGCCCCCGGTCCAGCCCTGGCCGGACAGGCACCGGAGCAGCCCAACCAACAGCTGCGCACGCTGCTGTATCCGCACATGGACGCGCTGTGCGAACGCGTGCAGGAGACCGTGAACCTGATGCTGCGCGTCGGCACGCAGACGCGGTTCATCGCCACGGTCGAGTCGACGCAGGTCCTGCACGTCGGTGACAGGCGTGGCACGATCCTGCCCGCGCACCGGTCCTCCGGCGGCAAGGCGCTGCTCGCGGAACTGGACCGTTCCCAGCTGGAGCAGCTGTACCGGGCGGAGGACTCGGACCGGGCACTGCCCGATCGGGAGTGGAAGACGCTGCTGCGCGAGCTGAAATCGATACGCGAATCGGGCTACGCGCTCAACCAGGAGAAGACCGAAGACGGCGTGTCGGCACTCGGCATGTGCGTGCACGGCGGGACCGGTCAGGCTCTCGGCGCGTTGTCCATCGCAGCGCCGTCGGCACGGTTCCGCACGGACTTGATCCCCGGCATGGTGCGTGAGATGCGAACTGCGGTCACCCGAGCGGAAGCCGATGTGCAAACCCTGACCTTGCCCTGA
- a CDS encoding PaaI family thioesterase, whose product MFTEDFTAMSGLELMRWVQSEKPTDMPNIGALLGMRFDEVEHGKLVISLDTRADFTNPLGVVHGGIAATLLDSAMSCAVHTTLPAGVTYTTLELKVNYVRAAPPDGRTLTAEGTVVHGGRRTATAEGRVLDDRGKLIAHATTTCLIIQPED is encoded by the coding sequence GTGTTCACAGAAGACTTCACTGCCATGTCCGGCTTGGAACTCATGCGCTGGGTGCAGTCGGAGAAGCCGACCGACATGCCGAACATCGGTGCACTGCTCGGTATGCGGTTCGACGAGGTCGAGCACGGCAAGCTCGTCATCTCGCTCGATACCCGCGCGGACTTCACCAACCCGCTCGGTGTCGTCCACGGCGGCATCGCGGCGACCCTGCTCGATTCGGCGATGAGCTGCGCTGTGCACACCACTCTTCCCGCCGGAGTCACCTACACGACCTTGGAGCTGAAGGTGAACTACGTGCGCGCCGCGCCGCCCGACGGCCGTACCCTCACCGCCGAAGGCACGGTCGTTCACGGCGGTCGTCGTACCGCCACTGCCGAGGGGCGGGTCCTGGACGATCGGGGCAAGCTCATCGCACACGCGACGACCACCTGCCTGATCATCCAGCCCGAGGACTGA
- a CDS encoding FMN reductase has product MTRILAISAGLSAPSSSRLLVDRLTAAAREEFDSGEPTVTTVELRDHAHEITDHLLTGFPGQRLRGVLDEVAAADGLILVTPTFMASYNGLFKSFMDVVEPESLDGKPVLIGATGGTERHSLVLDHALRPLLAYLRATVVPTGVYAANSDWGNDTDLDRRTQRAASEFARLIESRPAPRRSDPFAEPVPFDQLLEDVSPR; this is encoded by the coding sequence GTGACCCGCATCCTGGCGATCTCCGCCGGCTTGTCCGCCCCGTCGAGCAGCCGGTTGCTCGTCGATCGCCTCACCGCGGCCGCGCGCGAGGAGTTCGACAGCGGGGAACCGACGGTCACCACCGTCGAACTGCGCGACCACGCCCACGAGATCACCGACCATCTGCTCACCGGATTCCCCGGTCAGCGGCTGCGCGGTGTGCTCGACGAGGTCGCAGCCGCGGACGGTCTGATCCTGGTGACGCCGACGTTCATGGCTTCCTACAACGGCCTGTTCAAGTCGTTCATGGACGTCGTCGAACCCGAGTCGCTGGACGGGAAACCCGTGCTGATCGGCGCCACCGGCGGAACCGAACGACACTCGCTGGTGCTCGATCACGCGCTGCGTCCGTTGCTGGCGTACCTGCGTGCGACCGTGGTCCCCACGGGCGTCTACGCGGCGAACAGCGACTGGGGCAACGACACCGATCTCGATCGGCGGACGCAGCGAGCAGCGAGCGAGTTCGCCCGGCTGATCGAGTCTCGTCCCGCCCCTCGGCGGTCCGACCCGTTCGCCGAGCCAGTGCCCTTCGATCAGCTCCTGGAGGACGTCTCGCCTCGGTGA
- a CDS encoding YhgE/Pip domain-containing protein has product MRSLLHDRSRTRIALSLVGLLLVPLAVAGVLSWSLGQPDERLAGVKAAIVNNDEPVEVQGQLTPLGRQLSAKLVGDEIDGNYDWEYATPETASQGLEDGSYAAVVTIPENFSAAATSFSGDPAQAQQATIDVATGERSKPADEAVSREVTSTATALLGNDLTTTYLDNLYVGFNTLGDQLGQASDGATSLADGARELADGTGRLADGADELAGGSRTLADGLGQLDEGASQLTQGAGGLSDGLTQLQQQTAQLPDQAGQLADVSTQESEGVQQLNSELQIMSQELAEMSRECPPGTLPMCNKIAVQAAKSQALSEGAGQVQQASDGISTGLDALAGRTAESGGGLPALTSGIDQLADGADQLDSGASQLSDGLSQTTGGADELADGADQLAGGVRELAGGADQLGNGSGELSNGLNRAVEELPRYGEQERDTLSQAVADPINTDSEGRGFGFGSAGPPLYAALALWIGALATFLVLRAMPERTLESTRSTPRLVLRQFGLPTAVAVAQGVVVSAVLGVSQNLPIGQWFGVAGLSVVTAVAFTAVNQALAAFGGAGRFVSMLVALMAVATGFITAVPPLLGQLTSVLPIGPALNGFGAVLADTAPAGGGITALLAWLVGGLVVTCLVVERARTVNATQLSSPRAFGGATT; this is encoded by the coding sequence GTGCGCTCGTTGCTCCACGACCGATCCCGGACGCGGATCGCCCTGTCCCTGGTCGGCCTGCTGCTGGTTCCGCTGGCCGTCGCGGGGGTGCTCAGCTGGTCGTTGGGCCAGCCGGACGAGCGGCTGGCCGGAGTCAAGGCCGCGATCGTCAACAACGACGAGCCCGTCGAGGTGCAGGGCCAGCTCACTCCCCTGGGCCGGCAACTGTCGGCGAAGCTCGTCGGGGACGAGATCGACGGGAACTACGACTGGGAGTACGCCACACCGGAAACCGCTTCCCAAGGCCTCGAGGACGGCAGCTACGCGGCCGTAGTGACCATTCCGGAGAACTTCTCCGCGGCGGCGACCTCGTTCTCGGGTGATCCCGCCCAGGCCCAGCAGGCCACGATCGACGTCGCCACCGGTGAGCGCAGCAAACCGGCCGACGAGGCCGTGAGCCGCGAGGTCACCTCCACCGCCACCGCGCTGCTCGGCAACGACCTCACCACCACCTACTTGGACAACCTCTACGTCGGCTTCAACACGCTCGGCGACCAACTCGGGCAGGCCTCCGACGGCGCCACGTCGCTGGCCGACGGGGCCCGGGAGCTGGCCGACGGGACGGGCAGGCTCGCCGACGGAGCCGACGAGCTCGCCGGTGGATCCCGCACCCTGGCCGACGGCCTCGGACAGCTCGACGAGGGCGCCTCCCAACTGACGCAGGGCGCCGGCGGACTCTCCGACGGATTGACGCAGTTGCAGCAGCAGACTGCACAACTTCCGGACCAGGCCGGGCAATTGGCCGACGTGTCCACACAGGAATCCGAAGGCGTGCAGCAGCTCAACAGCGAGTTGCAGATCATGTCGCAGGAACTGGCCGAAATGTCCAGGGAATGCCCACCGGGCACACTGCCGATGTGCAACAAGATCGCCGTCCAGGCCGCGAAGTCCCAAGCGCTGAGTGAGGGTGCGGGGCAGGTGCAGCAGGCCAGCGACGGAATCTCCACCGGGCTCGACGCGCTCGCCGGACGCACGGCGGAATCCGGAGGCGGCCTGCCCGCACTGACGTCGGGTATCGACCAGCTGGCCGACGGGGCCGATCAGCTCGATTCCGGCGCTTCTCAACTCTCCGACGGCCTGTCGCAGACAACGGGTGGAGCCGACGAGCTCGCCGACGGTGCCGACCAGCTAGCAGGAGGCGTCCGCGAACTCGCCGGTGGGGCCGATCAGCTCGGCAACGGATCGGGTGAGCTCTCCAACGGATTGAACCGCGCCGTCGAGGAACTACCGCGGTACGGCGAACAGGAACGCGACACGCTGTCCCAGGCGGTCGCGGACCCGATCAACACCGACAGCGAGGGCCGTGGCTTCGGGTTCGGCTCGGCCGGTCCGCCGTTGTACGCGGCGCTCGCCCTGTGGATCGGCGCGCTGGCGACGTTCCTGGTGTTGCGGGCGATGCCGGAGCGGACGCTCGAATCGACCCGCTCGACGCCCAGGTTGGTGCTGCGCCAGTTCGGGTTGCCCACTGCCGTCGCCGTCGCCCAGGGTGTCGTGGTCAGCGCCGTGCTCGGCGTCTCGCAGAACCTGCCGATCGGTCAGTGGTTCGGCGTCGCGGGACTCTCCGTGGTGACCGCGGTGGCGTTCACCGCGGTCAACCAGGCACTCGCGGCGTTCGGTGGAGCGGGAAGGTTCGTGTCGATGCTCGTCGCGCTCATGGCCGTCGCCACCGGGTTCATCACCGCCGTGCCACCGTTGCTCGGGCAACTGACGTCGGTGCTTCCCATCGGCCCGGCCCTGAACGGTTTCGGCGCCGTGCTCGCGGACACCGCGCCGGCGGGCGGCGGGATCACCGCGTTGCTGGCCTGGCTCGTCGGCGGACTGGTCGTGACCTGTCTGGTCGTCGAACGCGCCCGCACCGTCAATGCCACCCAGCTGTCCTCGCCTCGAGCATTCGGCGGCGCCACCACCTGA
- a CDS encoding MMPL family transporter yields the protein MSSFLYTLGRRAFDARKTVLVAWLLLLAVVGGAAGMFHQGMDNSVSIPGTESQEALDRLSVTFPETAGASGQIVVVAPDGGDVRDPAIQQEVEDTVAELDTLEETSQVVSPYATDIGGSISDDGQAGLIALQLDGEVTSISDATKDRIAGISTDLQERLPAGAQASHGGPLYAQEFPGVSITEVLGLIVAMVVLLITLGSFLAAGMPLLNALIGVAVSTLLILVATAFGTINATTPLLSLMLGLAVGIDYALFIVSRHQQELADGTEPREAAARSVATAGSAVIFAGLTVMIALVGLGVSGIPFLTTMGVAGAGAVGVAVLVSLTLIPALLGFAGGRLRPRQRAERSRPAKQPFGTRFFSGWVRGVTRFPVVTVVAVVGALGLMALPAAGLRLALPDAGALPEDKPARVTYDLVSEHFEEGFNGPLIVTGDITTSTDPLGLMNDLRGEIERLPGVAEVPLATPNPSADTGIVQVIPEGAPDSQETNDLVTEIRSLNGYFQDTYGIDVSVTGQTAVGIDVSQKLGSSLLPFGIVVVGLSLVLLTMVFRSIAVPIKATLGYLLSIGASMGVITLVFQDGWLADVFSVASTGPIISFMPIVLMGVLFGLAMDYEVFLVSRMREEFVHTGDARGAITTGFVSSARVVTAAAVIMFAVFVAFVPEGDANLKPIALGLAVGVFVDAFIVRMTLVPAVLTLLGDRAWWMPRWLDRILPSFDVEGENLRDELELRDWPQPGSRETVACEGLRLAEPSSGRFLYQDVGFRLPEQGNHVVRGGDPAAVTALLLTVSGRLKPDAGKLKVLGHVLPSRSAEVRSRVAYVDASEHGAAAVRQALTEQPRLLVLDGTDRIADRGERGRIRQALTATPTPVVAGTTGAVDVRDVLPPADPVTFAELHDERPTLPRFLTGAIR from the coding sequence GTGTCCTCTTTCCTCTACACACTCGGCCGCAGGGCGTTCGACGCCCGCAAGACCGTGCTCGTGGCGTGGCTGCTCCTGCTCGCCGTGGTCGGCGGTGCCGCCGGAATGTTCCACCAGGGCATGGACAACTCGGTGAGCATCCCCGGCACCGAGTCGCAGGAGGCGCTCGACCGCCTGTCCGTCACGTTCCCGGAAACCGCCGGAGCCTCCGGGCAGATCGTGGTGGTCGCCCCGGACGGCGGCGACGTGCGCGACCCCGCGATACAGCAGGAGGTCGAGGACACCGTCGCCGAGCTCGACACGTTGGAGGAGACCTCACAGGTCGTCTCGCCGTACGCCACGGACATCGGCGGGTCGATCAGCGACGACGGCCAGGCAGGTCTGATCGCGCTCCAGCTCGACGGCGAGGTCACCTCGATCAGCGACGCGACCAAGGACCGGATCGCGGGCATCAGCACCGATCTGCAGGAGCGGTTGCCCGCCGGAGCCCAGGCCTCGCACGGCGGACCGCTGTACGCGCAGGAGTTCCCCGGCGTGAGCATCACCGAGGTGCTGGGCCTGATCGTGGCCATGGTGGTGCTGCTGATCACCCTTGGCTCGTTCCTCGCCGCCGGGATGCCGCTGCTCAACGCGCTCATCGGCGTCGCCGTGTCCACGTTGCTGATCCTGGTCGCCACCGCGTTCGGCACGATCAACGCGACCACGCCGCTGCTGTCGCTGATGCTCGGTCTGGCCGTGGGCATCGACTACGCACTGTTCATCGTCTCCCGCCACCAGCAGGAACTCGCGGACGGAACGGAGCCGCGAGAAGCCGCCGCTCGTTCGGTCGCCACAGCAGGGTCCGCGGTCATCTTCGCGGGGCTGACGGTGATGATCGCGCTGGTCGGGCTCGGCGTCTCCGGAATCCCGTTCCTGACGACGATGGGCGTGGCCGGCGCCGGAGCGGTCGGCGTCGCGGTGCTGGTGTCGCTGACACTGATACCGGCTCTGCTCGGATTCGCCGGCGGGCGGCTGCGCCCACGTCAGCGAGCCGAACGATCCCGTCCGGCGAAGCAACCCTTCGGCACCCGGTTCTTCTCCGGATGGGTGCGCGGGGTGACCCGATTCCCCGTCGTGACCGTGGTGGCCGTTGTCGGCGCGCTCGGACTGATGGCGTTGCCTGCCGCCGGCCTGCGGCTGGCCCTGCCCGACGCGGGAGCACTGCCGGAGGACAAGCCGGCCAGGGTGACCTACGACTTGGTTTCCGAACACTTCGAGGAAGGGTTCAACGGCCCGCTGATCGTCACCGGCGACATCACCACCAGCACCGACCCGCTCGGGCTGATGAACGACCTCCGAGGCGAGATCGAGCGCCTGCCCGGGGTGGCCGAAGTTCCGCTGGCCACGCCGAATCCGTCCGCCGACACCGGGATTGTGCAGGTGATTCCCGAAGGTGCCCCGGACTCGCAGGAGACCAACGACCTCGTCACCGAGATCCGGTCGCTGAACGGCTACTTCCAGGACACGTACGGCATCGACGTGTCGGTCACCGGACAGACCGCAGTGGGCATCGACGTGTCGCAGAAGCTCGGCTCCTCGCTGCTGCCGTTCGGGATCGTGGTCGTGGGCCTGTCGCTGGTGCTGCTGACGATGGTGTTCCGGTCGATCGCGGTCCCGATCAAGGCCACGCTCGGGTACCTGCTCAGCATCGGTGCCTCGATGGGCGTCATCACGCTGGTGTTCCAGGACGGCTGGCTGGCCGACGTGTTCAGCGTCGCCAGCACGGGCCCGATCATCAGTTTCATGCCGATCGTGCTGATGGGCGTGCTGTTCGGCCTCGCGATGGATTACGAGGTGTTCCTCGTGTCGCGGATGCGCGAAGAGTTCGTACACACCGGCGACGCGCGCGGCGCGATCACGACCGGTTTCGTCTCGTCGGCGCGGGTCGTGACGGCGGCCGCGGTCATCATGTTCGCGGTGTTCGTCGCGTTCGTACCGGAAGGCGACGCCAACCTGAAACCCATCGCACTCGGGCTCGCCGTCGGAGTGTTCGTCGACGCGTTCATCGTGCGCATGACGCTGGTCCCGGCAGTGCTCACGCTGCTCGGCGACCGAGCGTGGTGGATGCCGCGGTGGCTGGACCGGATCCTGCCGTCCTTCGACGTCGAAGGCGAGAACCTGCGCGACGAGCTCGAACTGCGCGACTGGCCGCAGCCCGGTTCGCGCGAGACGGTCGCCTGCGAGGGGCTCCGGCTCGCCGAACCGTCGTCCGGTCGGTTCCTGTACCAGGACGTCGGATTCCGGCTTCCCGAGCAAGGCAACCACGTGGTGCGCGGCGGTGATCCCGCGGCGGTCACGGCGCTGTTGCTGACCGTGTCCGGTCGCCTGAAACCGGACGCAGGCAAGCTGAAAGTGCTCGGCCACGTGCTTCCCTCGCGCAGTGCCGAAGTGCGCTCGCGCGTCGCCTACGTCGATGCGAGCGAGCACGGCGCGGCGGCGGTACGGCAAGCGTTGACCGAACAACCCCGCCTGCTGGTGCTCGACGGAACCGACCGGATCGCCGATCGCGGCGAACGCGGCCGGATCCGACAGGCGCTCACCGCCACGCCGACGCCGGTGGTCGCAGGCACCACAGGAGCAGTCGACGTGCGCGACGTCCTGCCCCCCGCCGACCCGGTGACGTTCGCCGAACTGCACGACGAGCGGCCCACCCTCCCCCGTTTCCTCACCGGCGCGATCCGCTAG
- a CDS encoding DUF2795 domain-containing protein → MSTDAATVRASLSQLDFPASKEALVEYAENNGADSETVRALRALPLGDYESIGDVTTAVPKDRSVTEGQSDSDKAKQARNARDNVAEHEVEVSENPIVEELGENRGS, encoded by the coding sequence ATGAGCACCGACGCAGCCACGGTGCGCGCGAGCCTGTCGCAACTCGACTTCCCTGCCAGCAAGGAGGCGTTGGTCGAGTACGCCGAGAACAACGGCGCCGACAGCGAGACCGTGCGCGCGTTGCGCGCGCTTCCGCTCGGCGACTACGAGAGCATCGGCGACGTGACCACCGCGGTGCCCAAGGACCGCTCGGTCACGGAGGGTCAGTCCGATTCGGACAAGGCTAAGCAGGCCAGGAACGCCCGGGACAACGTCGCCGAACACGAGGTCGAAGTGTCCGAGAACCCGATCGTCGAGGAACTCGGCGAGAACCGCGGCAGCTGA
- a CDS encoding adenosylcobinamide amidohydrolase produces the protein MSLACPAPQLRVVDEFPLLVWRCPLPWLAISSGVRGGGLGLRHWVLNATVVNGYSRDDPAGHVDDLAAVCGLSGSGTGLLTAVDVRNGATVTDCGVTASVTTGIGAHATWAASGDDVLAVGTGTINAVVWLPVRLSESALVNAVATVAEAKAQALAESAVPGTGTPTDATVVLCPTDGPAEPYGGPRSRIGAPLARAVHGAVAAGIRGETAATVDGQLGTAPRGT, from the coding sequence GTGAGCCTCGCATGCCCGGCGCCGCAGCTTCGGGTGGTGGACGAGTTCCCGCTACTCGTGTGGCGTTGCCCCCTGCCGTGGTTGGCGATCTCGTCCGGTGTCCGGGGCGGCGGCCTGGGACTCCGCCACTGGGTGCTCAACGCGACGGTCGTCAACGGCTACTCCCGTGACGATCCTGCCGGGCACGTGGACGACCTCGCTGCTGTGTGCGGATTGTCCGGCTCGGGCACGGGTCTGCTCACGGCCGTCGACGTACGCAACGGGGCCACGGTGACCGACTGCGGCGTCACGGCTTCGGTCACCACGGGGATCGGAGCGCACGCGACGTGGGCGGCCTCCGGCGACGACGTACTCGCCGTGGGCACGGGAACGATCAACGCCGTGGTGTGGTTGCCGGTACGCCTGAGCGAGTCCGCACTCGTGAACGCCGTCGCCACCGTGGCCGAGGCCAAAGCTCAGGCACTGGCCGAGTCCGCGGTCCCGGGGACTGGGACTCCCACGGACGCCACAGTCGTGCTGTGCCCGACCGACGGGCCCGCCGAGCCCTATGGTGGCCCCCGGTCGCGAATCGGCGCCCCGCTCGCCCGGGCCGTGCACGGCGCGGTGGCCGCCGGAATCCGCGGCGAGACGGCGGCCACTGTGGACGGACAGCTCGGCACGGCCCCGAGAGGAACCTGA
- a CDS encoding DUF4383 domain-containing protein: MASTKARQPWTFVVHRVAAAVLGLGLWVFAALGFVNGLPFFSTSGTAVLGMSVNSALSTISVLAGLVLLCSAWWGDPLASTTMIVLGVLFVLSGLVHLALIDTQWNVLAFELSNVFFSLVAGLVLVVLGFYGRVSGGLPPDNPYRRAHPLRRTRPTPEEQEAASEVDEREQQFLEAEMAMGEGHPTSRQEELVRGELRERQRRERARAWSNALRDDLGSAPGPGHSSRSSRQEGTSAQS; this comes from the coding sequence ATGGCTTCGACCAAGGCCCGGCAGCCGTGGACGTTCGTCGTGCACCGGGTGGCGGCGGCGGTGCTCGGCCTCGGACTGTGGGTGTTCGCGGCACTCGGCTTCGTGAACGGACTTCCGTTCTTCTCCACGAGCGGCACGGCGGTGCTCGGGATGTCGGTGAACAGTGCGTTGTCCACGATCTCGGTGCTTGCGGGGCTGGTGCTGCTGTGCTCGGCGTGGTGGGGCGACCCGCTTGCCTCCACGACCATGATTGTGCTCGGAGTGCTGTTCGTCCTGTCCGGGCTGGTGCATCTGGCTCTGATCGACACTCAGTGGAACGTTCTGGCATTCGAGTTGTCGAACGTGTTCTTCAGCCTCGTGGCCGGTCTCGTCCTGGTGGTGCTGGGTTTCTACGGGCGGGTCTCCGGTGGGTTGCCGCCGGACAACCCGTATCGGCGTGCCCACCCGTTGCGCCGCACGCGACCCACGCCCGAAGAGCAGGAAGCGGCGTCCGAGGTCGACGAACGGGAACAACAGTTCCTCGAGGCCGAGATGGCGATGGGCGAGGGACATCCCACATCGCGACAGGAAGAACTGGTTCGAGGCGAGCTGCGCGAGCGGCAACGGCGCGAGCGTGCCCGAGCGTGGAGCAATGCGCTGCGGGACGACCTCGGATCCGCGCCGGGGCCGGGCCATTCTTCCCGGTCGTCACGTCAGGAGGGCACGTCGGCTCAGAGCTGA
- a CDS encoding TetR/AcrR family transcriptional regulator yields the protein MSNDSSATTTGAPARETARRAKTRERLLDAAYRQFCAHGIHGTSIEAITDDADFTRGAFYSNFASKEELFLALTEREHHARLEGLRSQFTDVTALLGQTGGKPAPETIENAIADILASQPKGRQWCVLDAEFRLLAMRDPQVAGRYLQASQDFRRRLAELVDTAFATVGLRFVIDSLRLTGVLVDQFESAMQEAILSGAEDAEQAARDNVMRLLPQLVHSLTEVSDEAEPSASREADARQ from the coding sequence GTGAGCAACGACAGCAGCGCCACGACGACGGGCGCCCCGGCGCGGGAGACCGCACGCCGGGCCAAGACACGCGAACGGCTCCTCGACGCCGCGTACCGGCAGTTCTGTGCGCACGGGATCCACGGCACCTCGATCGAGGCGATCACCGACGACGCCGACTTCACCCGCGGGGCTTTCTACTCCAACTTCGCCAGCAAGGAGGAGCTGTTCCTGGCGCTGACCGAACGCGAACACCACGCTCGGCTGGAAGGGCTGCGCAGCCAGTTCACCGACGTGACCGCGCTACTCGGGCAGACGGGAGGCAAACCGGCACCGGAGACGATCGAGAACGCGATCGCGGACATCCTCGCCTCGCAGCCGAAGGGCAGGCAGTGGTGCGTGCTCGACGCCGAGTTCCGGCTGCTGGCGATGCGCGACCCACAGGTGGCCGGCCGTTACCTGCAGGCGTCGCAGGATTTTCGGCGACGGCTCGCCGAGCTGGTCGACACCGCGTTCGCGACGGTCGGACTGCGGTTCGTCATCGACTCGTTGCGACTGACCGGGGTGCTCGTCGACCAGTTCGAGTCCGCCATGCAGGAAGCCATCCTCTCCGGTGCCGAAGACGCCGAACAGGCTGCCCGCGACAACGTGATGCGACTCCTGCCGCAACTGGTGCACAGCTTGACCGAGGTCAGCGACGAGGCTGAACCGTCGGCTTCGCGTGAGGCCGACGCCCGGCAGTAG